One segment of Patescibacteria group bacterium DNA contains the following:
- a CDS encoding OB-fold nucleic acid binding domain-containing protein yields the protein MLIKDLKKYKDKEVILQGWVYNFRSSGAIMFLQLRDGTGFVQCILNKKDVSEEKWNVAQKVTLETSIELSGLVTEHPKHPGEFELQVNDFKIYQIPNEEYPISKKEHGPEFLLDNRHLWLRSPRQWAIQKVRDTLIRACYDWMHQNNFIKFDSPILTPAACEGTTTLFGVEYFDLGKAYLSQSGQLYLEAA from the coding sequence ATGCTCATTAAAGATCTAAAAAAATACAAAGACAAGGAAGTAATCCTTCAAGGCTGGGTTTATAATTTTCGATCATCCGGCGCGATTATGTTTTTGCAGCTGCGGGATGGGACGGGATTTGTTCAGTGTATTTTGAACAAAAAAGACGTGAGCGAAGAAAAGTGGAATGTCGCGCAGAAAGTCACTTTGGAAACTTCCATTGAATTATCCGGTTTGGTAACAGAACACCCTAAGCACCCGGGCGAGTTTGAATTGCAGGTGAATGACTTTAAAATTTATCAGATTCCAAACGAAGAATACCCGATCAGTAAAAAAGAGCACGGACCGGAATTTTTATTAGACAACCGGCATTTGTGGCTGCGGTCGCCAAGGCAGTGGGCCATTCAAAAAGTTCGTGACACCTTGATTCGCGCTTGCTATGATTGGATGCACCAGAATAATTTTATTAAATTTGATTCGCCGATATTAACGCCGGCTGCGTGTGAAGGCACGACCACGCTTTTTGGTGTTGAATATTTTGATTTAGGCAAAGCATATTTATCACAATCAGGGCAATTATACCTTGAGGCCGCGA